From Rhododendron vialii isolate Sample 1 chromosome 10a, ASM3025357v1, the proteins below share one genomic window:
- the LOC131304553 gene encoding amino acid transporter AVT6A-like gives MTIGSLKPPKHKKVRKSDRLDEKVPLLPTKQEEHGGCEEFDGASFTGAVFNLSTTIVGAGIMALPATMKALGLVLGIAMIIFMAFLAEASIELLLRFSRAAKATSYGGVMGEAFGKCGKICLQICILVNNIGVLIVYMIIIGDVLSGTTSSGIHHAGVLEGWFGVHWWNGRGFVLLVTTLVVFAPLACLKRIDSLKITSGISVGLAVVFLVITVGITLIKLINGSISMPRLLPNVTDLTSFLNLFTVVPVLVTAYICHYNVHSIDNELEDNTQIKGVVRSSLALCATVYVMISLFGFLLFGDATLDDVLANFDANLGIPYGSLLNDVVRVSYVGHLMLVFPIVFYPLRLNLDGLLFPSAMPLVLDNLRFALITIGLVTLIFFGANFIPSIWVAFQFTGATAAVCIGFIFPAAITVRDRHGIATNKDKILCIIMIVLALFSNLVAIYSDAYALFKNVSPRE, from the exons ATGACCATCGGAAGCCTCAAGCCACCGAAACATAAGAAGGTACGAAAGAGCGACCGACTTGATGAGAAAGTGCCTCTCTTGCCTACTAAGCAAGAGGAACATGGTGGCTGTGAAGAGTTTGATGGGGCTTCCTTCACTGGGGCAGTGTTTAATTTGTCGACCACAATTGTTGGTGCTGGAATCATGGCCTTGCCTGCAACTATGAAAGCATTGGGTCTTGTTCTTGGGATTGCAATGATCATCTTCATGGCTTTCCTTGCAGAAGCTTCAATTGAGCTACTGCTTAGATTTAGTAGGGCTGCAAAAGCAACTTCTTATGGTGGTGTCATGGGAGAAGCCTTTGGAAAGTGTGGGAAGATTTGTCTGCAAATATGTATTTTGGTCAACAACATTGGTGTACTTATTGTGTATATGATCATTATAG GTGATGTGCTTTCTGGAACGACATCAAGTGGAATTCACCATGCTGGTGTTTTAGAAGGCTGGTTTGGAGTCCACTGGTGGAATGGACGTGGCTTTGTTCTTTTAGTCACAACCCTTGTTGTATTTGCTCCATTGGCATGCTTGAAGCGTATAG ATTCGTTAAAAATCACATCTGGCATATCAGTTGGGCTGGCGGTTGTGTTCCTTGTTATTACCGTGGGAATCACCCTTATCAAGTTGATAAATGGAAGCATTTCGATGCCCAGATTGCTTCCTAATGTTACTGATTTGACATCATTCTTGAACCTCTTCACTGTAGTCCCTGTTCTTGTCACTGCATACATCTGCCATTACAACG TTCACTCAATAGACAATGAACTTGAAGACAATACCCAGATCAAAGGGGTTGTGCGATCCTCACTTGCTCTATGCGCAACTGTGTATGTAATGATAAGCCTATTTGGGTTTCTCCTATTTGGTGATGCAACTCTTGATGACGTGCTTGCCAACTTTGATGCCAACCTTGGCATTCCATATGGCTCTCTCCTTAATGATGTTGTTCGCGTTAGCTATGTGGGCCACCTCATGCTTGTGTTTCCCATTGTCTTCTATCCATTACGGTTAAACCTGGATGGCCTTCTCTTTCCCTCTGCTATGCCTTTGGTATTAGACAACTTGAGATTTGCATTGATCACCATTGGGCTTGTTACTCTAATCTTTTTTGGTGCAAATTTCATACCCAGCATTTGGGTTGCTTTCCAATTCACGGGAGCAACTGCTGCAGTTTGCATTGGCTTCATCTTTCCTGCTGCCATTACTGTCAG GGATCGTCACGGCATAGCAACGAACAAGGACAAGATCTTATGCATCATCATGATTGTCCTTGCGCTGTTCTCGAACCTGGTGGCTATATACAGTGATGCGTATGCCTTGTTCAAGAATGTATCACCACGCGAATAA